A part of Populus alba chromosome 8, ASM523922v2, whole genome shotgun sequence genomic DNA contains:
- the LOC118060278 gene encoding uncharacterized protein isoform X5 — protein sequence MEEGILVFDSENINVAGNKIKGEKLGKGSMIGIAPRGTLADISNFPVSRKTLAEVSSLSQRNQDGKSQSVLVGKDYIEKLQREIMTLTKIVVDRNKIIELSAIELQKLRIGFQQLQQQNQQLAQTNSQMLAELNAGKDKLKVFQHELGCKNGLLDAINLELKEKAKKVRCRIKRNEVETIKGDGAAQLSQPEEENKPCNPNRKRQSNVQSLETRPVQPQTKENADKKSVCLRRQSARFKSGEEEPTENNVDTKRHSARFKSEEQLNEKNDDKKSRICRRKQSIRIKFEAQIEEPTEDLCQTDDAKFHVPAIHGDPVHESCPTLSAPSVKIESETGNSALRFETQEPRRTSLRPSRRAAEKVQSYKEIPLNVKMRRNINTRYLVFLLARV from the exons ATGGAGGAGGGTATTCTGGTTTTTGATTCAGAAAACATCAACGTCGCAG GTAACAAAATAAAGGGAGAGAAACTGGGAAAAGGGTCCATGATTGGAATTGCGCCAAGAGGAACGCTTGCTGACATTAGCAATTTTCCTGTATCAAGGAAAACGCTCGCTGAAGTTAGCAGTTTGTCGCAGCGAAACCAAGATGGGAAATCACAATCTGTTCTAGTCGGTAAAGATTACATTGAGAAGCTCCAACGG GAAATCATGACATTGACAAAGATTGTCGTGGATAGGAA TAAAATTATCGAGTTGAGTGCTATTGAGTTGCAGAAGCTGAGAATCGGATTTCAGCAGTTGCAGCAACAGAATCAGCAACTTGCACAAACAAACAGCCAGATGTTGGCG GAACTAAATGCAGGCAAAGATAAG CTTAAGGTATTTCAACATGAGCTGGGATGTAAGAATGGCTTGCTTGATGCCATAAATTTGGAGCTGAAG GAGAAAGCAAAGAAAGTTAGATGCCGGATTAAGAGAAATGAG GTTGAAACCATCAAAGGTGATGGGGCTGCACAACTCTCTCAACCAGAGGAGGAGAATAAACCATGTAACCCAAACAGGAAACGCCAATCAAATGTTCAAT CTTTGGAAACTCGTCCTGTTCAACCACAAACTAAAGAGAATGCTGACAAAAAGAG TGTTTGTTTGAGAAGGCAATCTGCTAGGTTTAAGTCTGGAGAAGAAGAGCCTACTGAAAACAACGTTGATACAAAGAGG CACTCTGCTAGGTTCAAGTCTGAAGAACAACTCAATGAAAAGAATGATGACAAAAAGAG CAGGATCTGTAGAAGAAAGCAATCCATTAGGATTAAGTTTGAGGCACAGATAGAAGAACCAACTGAAGATTTGTGTCAGACTGATGATGCTAAatttcatgttcctgcaatacATGGTGATCCAGTTCATGAAAGCTGTCCAACATTATCAGCTCCATCTGTAAAAATCGAATCTGAAACAGGGAACAGTGCTCTCAGATTTGAAACTCAAGAACCACGAAGGACATCCCTTCGGCCATCGCGTCGAGCAGCTGAGAAAGTCCAGTCCTACAAGGAAATTCCACTCAATGTGAAAATGCGAAGAA ACATTAACACACGTTATCTAGTTTTCTTATTGGCTCGAGTATAG
- the LOC118060278 gene encoding uncharacterized protein isoform X3, with the protein MEEGILVFDSENINVAGNKIKGEKLGKGSMIGIAPRGTLADISNFPVSRKTLAEVSSLSQRNQDGKSQSVLVGKDYIEKLQREIMTLTKIVVDRNKIIELSAIELQKLRIGFQQLQQQNQQLAQTNSQMLAELNAGKDKLKVFQHELGCKNGLLDAINLELKEKAKKVRCRIKRNEVETIKGDGAAQLSQPEEENKPCNPNRKRQSNVQSLETRPVQPQTKENADKKSVCLRRQSARFKSGEEEPTENNVDTKSSPDSFCLGWHSARFKSEEQLNEKNDDKKSRICRRKQSIRIKFEAQIEEPTEDLCQTDDAKFHVPAIHGDPVHESCPTLSAPSVKIESETGNSALRFETQEPRRTSLRPSRRAAEKVQSYKEIPLNVKMRRNTEEHHLPTAIHG; encoded by the exons ATGGAGGAGGGTATTCTGGTTTTTGATTCAGAAAACATCAACGTCGCAG GTAACAAAATAAAGGGAGAGAAACTGGGAAAAGGGTCCATGATTGGAATTGCGCCAAGAGGAACGCTTGCTGACATTAGCAATTTTCCTGTATCAAGGAAAACGCTCGCTGAAGTTAGCAGTTTGTCGCAGCGAAACCAAGATGGGAAATCACAATCTGTTCTAGTCGGTAAAGATTACATTGAGAAGCTCCAACGG GAAATCATGACATTGACAAAGATTGTCGTGGATAGGAA TAAAATTATCGAGTTGAGTGCTATTGAGTTGCAGAAGCTGAGAATCGGATTTCAGCAGTTGCAGCAACAGAATCAGCAACTTGCACAAACAAACAGCCAGATGTTGGCG GAACTAAATGCAGGCAAAGATAAG CTTAAGGTATTTCAACATGAGCTGGGATGTAAGAATGGCTTGCTTGATGCCATAAATTTGGAGCTGAAG GAGAAAGCAAAGAAAGTTAGATGCCGGATTAAGAGAAATGAG GTTGAAACCATCAAAGGTGATGGGGCTGCACAACTCTCTCAACCAGAGGAGGAGAATAAACCATGTAACCCAAACAGGAAACGCCAATCAAATGTTCAAT CTTTGGAAACTCGTCCTGTTCAACCACAAACTAAAGAGAATGCTGACAAAAAGAG TGTTTGTTTGAGAAGGCAATCTGCTAGGTTTAAGTCTGGAGAAGAAGAGCCTACTGAAAACAACGTTGATACAAAGAG TTCTCCTGACAGCTTTTGTTTGGGATGGCACTCTGCTAGGTTCAAGTCTGAAGAACAACTCAATGAAAAGAATGATGACAAAAAGAG CAGGATCTGTAGAAGAAAGCAATCCATTAGGATTAAGTTTGAGGCACAGATAGAAGAACCAACTGAAGATTTGTGTCAGACTGATGATGCTAAatttcatgttcctgcaatacATGGTGATCCAGTTCATGAAAGCTGTCCAACATTATCAGCTCCATCTGTAAAAATCGAATCTGAAACAGGGAACAGTGCTCTCAGATTTGAAACTCAAGAACCACGAAGGACATCCCTTCGGCCATCGCGTCGAGCAGCTGAGAAAGTCCAGTCCTACAAGGAAATTCCACTCAATGTGAAAATGCGAAGAA ATACGGAAGAACATCATTTGCCAACAGCTATCCATGGCTAA